The Oharaeibacter diazotrophicus genome includes a window with the following:
- the hisD gene encoding histidinol dehydrogenase: MADVSFHDLSLLDDAARARLLKRSEADLTSFVERARPIVEAVRSEGDAALVRFGRELDKADVTAATLKVSEAEFDAAFEAVAPEVVEAIRFGIENIRVFHEEQKPEAMWLKEIRPGGFAGDRFTPIRSVALYVPRGKGAFPSVTMMTAVPAVVAGVPELSIVTPPTPDGSVDAATLVAARLAGVGTVYKCGGAQAVAAVAYGTETVKPALKIVGPGSPWVVAAKRLLAGVIDPGLPAGPSEAIIFADGSVHGGLAALDLLVEAEHGPDSSAYLVTHERRVAEEALAALPDHWARMTEQRVDFSRAVLCGPHGGVVLTPSLEESYRFVNDYAPEHLEILSTDPFAHLGRITEAAEILMGPHTPVTIGNFGLGPNAVLPTSRWARTYGPLSVTDFVKRSSIGYVTAGGYETFARHARTLATYEGFSSHYNAVSEMRAPYLPK, translated from the coding sequence ATGGCCGACGTTTCCTTCCACGACCTCTCCCTCCTCGACGACGCCGCCCGCGCCCGGCTGCTGAAGCGCTCGGAGGCCGACCTGACGTCCTTCGTCGAGCGTGCCCGGCCGATCGTCGAGGCGGTGCGCAGCGAGGGCGACGCGGCGCTGGTGCGTTTCGGCCGCGAGCTCGACAAGGCCGACGTGACGGCCGCGACGCTGAAGGTGTCCGAGGCCGAGTTCGACGCCGCCTTCGAGGCGGTCGCGCCCGAGGTGGTCGAGGCGATCCGCTTCGGCATCGAGAACATCCGCGTCTTCCACGAGGAGCAGAAGCCGGAGGCGATGTGGCTGAAGGAGATCCGGCCCGGCGGCTTTGCCGGCGACCGCTTCACGCCGATCCGCTCGGTGGCGCTCTACGTGCCGCGCGGCAAGGGCGCCTTCCCGTCGGTGACGATGATGACGGCGGTGCCGGCGGTGGTGGCCGGCGTGCCCGAACTCTCGATCGTGACGCCGCCGACGCCGGACGGCTCGGTCGACGCCGCGACGCTGGTGGCGGCCCGCCTCGCCGGGGTCGGCACGGTCTACAAGTGCGGTGGCGCACAGGCCGTCGCCGCGGTCGCCTACGGCACCGAGACGGTGAAACCGGCGCTGAAGATCGTCGGCCCCGGCAGTCCGTGGGTGGTGGCGGCCAAGCGCCTGCTCGCCGGCGTGATCGATCCCGGCCTGCCGGCCGGCCCGTCCGAGGCGATCATCTTCGCCGACGGCAGCGTCCATGGCGGCCTCGCCGCGCTCGATCTCCTGGTCGAGGCCGAACACGGGCCGGATTCCTCGGCCTATCTCGTCACCCACGAGCGCCGCGTCGCCGAGGAGGCGCTCGCCGCCCTGCCCGACCACTGGGCCCGGATGACCGAACAGCGCGTCGACTTCTCGCGCGCGGTGCTGTGCGGCCCGCACGGCGGCGTCGTGCTGACGCCGTCGCTGGAGGAGAGCTACCGCTTCGTCAACGACTACGCGCCCGAGCACCTCGAGATCCTCTCGACCGACCCGTTCGCCCATCTCGGCCGCATCACCGAGGCGGCGGAGATCCTGATGGGCCCGCACACGCCGGTGACGATCGGCAATTTCGGCCTCGGCCCCAACGCCGTGCTGCCGACCAGTCGCTGGGCGCGCACCTACGGGCCGTTGTCGGTGACCGACTTCGTCAAGCGCTCTTCGATCGGCTACGTCACCGCCGGCGGCTACGAGACCTTCGCCCGGCACGCCCGCACGCTGGCGACCTACGAGGGCTTCTCCTCGCACTACAACGCCGTCTCCGAGATGCGCGCGCCCTACCTGCCGAAATGA
- a CDS encoding zinc-dependent alcohol dehydrogenase, whose amino-acid sequence MKAVRLHAAGDLRVEDLPEPGAPGPGEVSLKVLAAGICGSDVHNFRTGQWLTGTPRVAGHEFSAEVVAVGGGVAGLAPGDRVVADSRFWCGDCDACRAGRRNLCRRLGFVGEVCDGGFAPFTVLPARLVEKVPAGTDPVAAAMAEPLAVALHAIRRLPVPAGAPVLVAGCGPIGGLVALLVSRLHDGPLLVADRNAARLALVAGETGAEPIDLADGAGRVRHAFDATGSVAVVEALVRGLGGGGGLCLVGISHGAFPLDPNLLVEREIALVGSHAFTDELPEVVAMLEGLSPALRRFVDGEHGLDDAPAAYARIIAGEATGLKTILRPV is encoded by the coding sequence ATGAAGGCCGTCAGACTGCACGCCGCCGGGGACCTCCGCGTCGAGGACCTGCCTGAGCCGGGCGCGCCGGGCCCGGGCGAGGTGTCGCTGAAGGTGCTCGCCGCCGGGATCTGCGGCTCGGACGTGCACAACTTCCGCACCGGCCAGTGGCTGACCGGGACGCCGCGCGTCGCCGGCCACGAGTTCTCGGCCGAGGTTGTGGCGGTCGGCGGCGGCGTCGCGGGCCTCGCCCCCGGCGACAGGGTGGTGGCCGACTCGCGCTTCTGGTGCGGCGATTGCGACGCCTGCCGCGCCGGCCGGCGCAACCTCTGCCGCCGGCTCGGCTTCGTCGGCGAGGTCTGCGACGGCGGCTTCGCGCCGTTCACGGTGCTGCCCGCGCGGCTGGTCGAGAAGGTGCCGGCCGGGACCGATCCGGTGGCGGCCGCGATGGCCGAGCCGCTGGCGGTGGCGCTGCACGCGATCCGCCGGCTGCCGGTGCCGGCCGGCGCGCCGGTGCTGGTGGCGGGCTGCGGGCCGATCGGCGGGCTGGTGGCGCTGCTCGTCTCGCGGCTGCACGACGGCCCGCTGCTGGTCGCCGACCGCAACGCCGCCCGGCTGGCGCTGGTGGCCGGCGAGACCGGCGCCGAGCCGATCGACCTCGCGGATGGCGCCGGGCGGGTCCGCCATGCCTTCGACGCCACCGGCAGCGTCGCGGTGGTCGAGGCGCTGGTGCGTGGGCTCGGCGGTGGCGGCGGGCTCTGCCTCGTCGGCATCTCGCACGGCGCCTTCCCGCTCGACCCCAACCTGCTGGTGGAGCGCGAGATCGCCCTCGTCGGCAGCCACGCCTTCACCGACGAACTGCCCGAGGTGGTAGCGATGCTCGAGGGCCTGTCGCCGGCACTCCGGCGCTTCGTCGACGGCGAGCACGGGCTCGACGACGCGCCGGCCGCCTATGCCCGGATCATCGCCGGTGAGGCGACCGGGCTGAAGACCATCCTGCGGCCGGTCTGA
- the hutC gene encoding histidine utilization repressor, whose protein sequence is MTERDETAGDERDASLHQTILADIEGRIISGAWPPGHRIPFEVDLAAAYGCSRMTVNKVLTQLAKSGLIERRKRSGSFVRTPTSQAAVMEIRDIAAEVAALGLAYGYRLVRRGRRKATAADRARLELPAGGTVLHLVCLHSAGPEPFCLEERIVNLAAVPEAEAEDFSAEAPGVWLLRQVPWSSAEHVVRAVEADGETAELLAIRPGRACLVVERRTALAGAFVTHVTLTYPGHRHALQARFTPAQARAPT, encoded by the coding sequence GTGACGGAACGGGACGAGACGGCGGGCGACGAGCGGGACGCCTCGCTGCACCAGACGATCCTCGCGGACATCGAGGGCCGGATCATCTCCGGGGCGTGGCCGCCGGGGCACCGGATCCCGTTCGAGGTCGACCTCGCCGCCGCCTACGGCTGCTCGCGGATGACGGTCAACAAGGTGCTGACCCAGCTCGCCAAGAGCGGCCTGATCGAGCGGCGCAAGCGCTCCGGCTCCTTCGTGCGGACGCCGACCTCGCAGGCCGCTGTGATGGAGATCCGCGACATCGCCGCCGAGGTCGCCGCGCTCGGCCTCGCCTACGGCTACCGGCTCGTCCGCCGCGGCCGGCGCAAGGCGACCGCCGCCGACCGCGCCCGACTGGAACTTCCCGCCGGCGGCACCGTGCTGCACCTCGTCTGCCTGCATTCGGCCGGACCCGAGCCGTTCTGCCTCGAGGAGCGCATCGTCAACCTCGCGGCGGTGCCGGAGGCGGAGGCGGAGGACTTCTCGGCCGAAGCGCCCGGCGTCTGGCTGCTCCGGCAGGTGCCGTGGAGCTCGGCCGAGCACGTCGTCCGCGCCGTCGAGGCCGACGGCGAGACCGCCGAGCTGCTGGCGATCCGCCCCGGCCGGGCCTGCCTCGTCGTCGAGCGGCGCACCGCGCTCGCCGGCGCCTTCGTCACCCACGTCACCCTGACCTATCCCGGCCACCGCCACGCCCTGCAGGCCCGCTTCACGCCGGCGCAGGCGCGGGCGCCGACGTGA
- a CDS encoding glycogen debranching N-terminal domain-containing protein: MTPMPNLRAADVPTEPDYAVAASGPVETDPRTLKHDDTFAVFDTRGDAVPGAAHGMIHRDVRHLSMFMLTIAGVRPLPLSSTVRDDNGTLTCDLTNPDLPDPDGLPPLTHGLVHLRRSRFLHRAACHESLAVRNFDVRPRRVEIALAFGADFVDLFEIRGARRLRRGTTAPPLVGADTVALAYTGLDDRTRRTTLRFEPAPDTLAADRATFRMTLAPGETRVVFVEIRCDGAPPALGARLAFRAALQASRTALRLRLARAAAVTTSNGHFDEGLRRAAADLAMLVTDKPDGPYPYAGVPWFSTVFGRDAIVTAFETLWSDPAIARGVLFHLAANQATAFDPTADAEPGKILHEVRYGEMAELGEVPFRRYYGSVDSTPLFVMLAGAFLERTGDVAAVRVLWPAVEAAIGWIVEHGDRDGDGFVEYGRRSGDGLVNQGWKDSHDSVFHADGELARGPIAIVEVQAYAFAAFRAAAAIARALDQGATAARLDARADALADAFDAAFFDPGLGTYVLALDGEKRPCRVRSSNAGHALFAGIARPDRAAAVADGLTGTAGHSGWGIRTIAAGEARYNPMSYHNGSVWPHDNALIALGLSRYGHGDAVARVFEGLFRASVYFDVRRMPELFCGFARMRSQGPVAYPVACAPQAWAAAAPLALLQASLGLTIDAAAGRAVFRGPHLPDFLDVVTIRGLAVGRGSLDVEVRRVRDGAAVSVLERRGEVGVTVET, from the coding sequence ATGACGCCAATGCCTAACCTGCGCGCCGCCGACGTGCCGACCGAGCCGGACTATGCCGTGGCGGCGAGCGGCCCCGTCGAGACCGATCCGCGCACGCTGAAGCACGACGACACCTTCGCCGTGTTCGACACCCGCGGCGATGCCGTGCCGGGGGCGGCGCACGGCATGATCCACCGCGACGTGCGCCACCTCTCGATGTTCATGCTCACCATCGCCGGGGTGCGGCCGCTGCCGCTGAGTTCGACGGTGCGCGACGACAACGGCACGCTGACCTGCGACCTCACCAACCCCGACCTGCCAGACCCCGACGGCCTGCCGCCGCTGACCCACGGGCTGGTGCACCTGCGCCGGTCGCGCTTCCTGCACCGGGCCGCCTGCCACGAGAGCCTCGCGGTGCGCAACTTCGACGTCCGGCCGCGGCGGGTCGAGATCGCGCTCGCCTTCGGCGCCGACTTCGTCGACCTGTTCGAGATCCGCGGCGCGCGCCGGCTGAGGCGCGGCACCACGGCGCCGCCGCTGGTCGGGGCCGACACGGTCGCGCTCGCCTACACCGGCCTCGACGACCGGACCCGGCGCACCACGCTGCGCTTCGAGCCGGCGCCGGACACGCTCGCCGCCGACCGGGCGACGTTCCGGATGACGCTGGCGCCCGGCGAGACGCGGGTGGTGTTCGTGGAAATCCGCTGCGACGGCGCGCCGCCGGCCCTCGGCGCGAGGCTCGCCTTCCGCGCCGCGCTGCAGGCCTCGCGGACGGCGCTCCGGCTGCGGCTCGCGCGCGCGGCGGCGGTGACGACCTCCAACGGCCACTTCGACGAGGGTCTGCGGCGCGCCGCGGCCGACCTCGCCATGCTGGTCACCGACAAGCCGGACGGGCCCTACCCCTACGCCGGAGTGCCGTGGTTCTCGACGGTGTTCGGCCGCGACGCCATCGTCACCGCCTTCGAGACGCTGTGGAGCGACCCGGCGATCGCGCGCGGCGTGCTGTTCCACCTCGCCGCCAACCAGGCGACCGCCTTCGACCCGACCGCCGACGCCGAGCCCGGCAAGATCCTGCACGAGGTGCGCTACGGCGAGATGGCCGAACTCGGCGAGGTGCCGTTCCGGCGCTACTACGGCAGCGTCGACTCCACGCCGCTGTTCGTCATGCTGGCCGGCGCCTTCCTCGAGCGCACCGGCGACGTCGCGGCCGTGCGGGTGCTGTGGCCGGCGGTCGAGGCCGCGATCGGCTGGATCGTCGAGCACGGCGACCGCGACGGCGACGGCTTCGTCGAATACGGCCGCCGCAGCGGCGACGGCCTCGTCAACCAGGGCTGGAAGGACAGCCACGACAGCGTGTTCCACGCCGACGGGGAACTCGCCCGCGGCCCGATCGCCATCGTCGAGGTACAGGCCTATGCCTTCGCGGCCTTCCGCGCCGCCGCCGCGATCGCACGCGCGCTCGACCAGGGCGCGACGGCCGCGCGCCTCGACGCCCGCGCCGACGCGCTCGCCGACGCCTTCGACGCCGCCTTCTTCGACCCCGGGCTCGGCACCTACGTCCTCGCCCTCGACGGCGAGAAGCGGCCGTGCCGGGTGCGCAGTTCCAACGCCGGCCACGCCCTGTTCGCCGGCATCGCCCGTCCCGACCGCGCCGCCGCGGTCGCCGACGGCCTGACCGGCACCGCCGGGCATTCGGGCTGGGGCATCCGGACCATCGCGGCCGGCGAGGCGCGCTACAACCCGATGAGCTACCACAACGGCTCGGTCTGGCCGCACGACAACGCCCTGATCGCGCTGGGTCTTTCCCGCTACGGCCACGGCGACGCGGTGGCGCGGGTGTTCGAGGGCCTGTTCCGCGCCTCGGTCTACTTCGACGTCCGGCGGATGCCGGAACTCTTCTGCGGCTTCGCGCGGATGCGCTCGCAGGGGCCGGTGGCCTATCCGGTCGCCTGCGCGCCGCAGGCCTGGGCGGCGGCGGCGCCGCTCGCCCTGCTGCAGGCCTCGCTCGGTCTGACGATCGACGCCGCGGCGGGACGGGCGGTGTTCCGCGGCCCTCACCTGCCCGACTTCCTGGACGTCGTCACCATCCGCGGCCTCGCGGTCGGGCGCGGCTCGCTCGACGTCGAGGTGCGCCGGGTCCGCGACGGCGCGGCGGTGTCGGTGCTGGAGCGCCGCGGCGAGGTCGGCGTCACGGTCGAGACGTGA
- a CDS encoding glycosyltransferase family 4 protein, protein MRIAQVAPLVESVPPRRYGGTERIVAYLTDELVRAGHDVTLYASGDSLTSAKLVPMSEMGLRLSPGAPDPLVHHLIMLEEVLARADDFDVIHVHLDVLHYPILREHAARCPTTLHGRLDLPATHRLYELFDDYPLISISDHQRRPMPPVRWAATIHHGLPTDLLPFSPRPEGYLAFLGRISPEKRPDRAIEIAARAGMPLKIAAKVDRADIDYWETAIRPLVEATPGVEFIGEIDEREKATFLGGAAALMFPIDWPEPFGLVMIEAMSCGTPVLAFARGSVPEVLEDGVTGCLVGSVEEAVRRLPEALALDRAAIRRVFERRFSAARMARDYLALYRRLAPPRRHAPTEMLLEGRHDANA, encoded by the coding sequence ATGCGCATCGCCCAAGTCGCCCCGCTCGTCGAGAGCGTGCCGCCTCGCCGCTACGGCGGGACCGAGCGGATCGTCGCCTATCTCACCGACGAACTGGTCCGCGCCGGCCACGACGTCACGCTCTACGCCTCCGGGGACTCGCTGACTTCGGCGAAGCTCGTGCCGATGTCGGAGATGGGGCTGCGCCTCTCGCCCGGCGCGCCCGACCCGCTGGTGCACCACCTGATCATGCTCGAGGAGGTGCTCGCCCGCGCCGACGACTTCGACGTGATCCACGTCCATCTCGACGTGCTGCACTATCCGATCCTGCGCGAACACGCGGCGCGCTGCCCGACCACGCTGCACGGCCGCCTCGACCTGCCGGCGACGCATCGGCTCTACGAGTTGTTCGACGACTACCCGCTGATCTCGATCTCCGACCACCAGCGCCGGCCGATGCCGCCGGTGCGCTGGGCGGCCACCATCCACCACGGCCTGCCGACCGACCTGCTGCCGTTCTCGCCACGGCCGGAGGGCTATCTCGCCTTCCTCGGCCGGATCTCGCCGGAGAAGCGGCCCGACCGCGCCATCGAGATCGCCGCCCGGGCGGGGATGCCGCTGAAGATCGCCGCCAAGGTCGACCGCGCCGACATCGACTACTGGGAGACGGCGATCCGGCCGCTGGTGGAGGCGACGCCCGGGGTCGAGTTCATTGGCGAGATCGACGAGCGCGAGAAGGCGACCTTCCTCGGCGGCGCGGCGGCGCTCATGTTTCCGATCGACTGGCCGGAACCCTTCGGCCTCGTGATGATCGAGGCGATGTCCTGCGGCACGCCGGTGCTGGCGTTCGCCCGCGGCTCGGTGCCCGAGGTGCTCGAGGACGGCGTCACCGGCTGCCTGGTCGGATCGGTCGAGGAGGCGGTGCGGCGGTTGCCGGAGGCGCTGGCGCTCGATCGCGCGGCGATCCGCCGGGTGTTCGAGCGGCGCTTCTCGGCGGCGCGGATGGCGCGCGACTATCTCGCGCTCTACCGCCGCCTCGCCCCGCCGCGCCGGCACGCCCCCACCGAGATGCTGCTGGAGGGCCGTCATGACGCCAATGCCTAA
- a CDS encoding beta-propeller fold lactonase family protein has translation MFDGPTSSSPIVLSLDGRLTWVVNPRDDTVSVIRNDKHQVLKTIAVGDEPRAIAVDPDNKFAYVANAAGSSLSIIKIDNATFGGFKAAVTKTVTTGAEPWNVVISPDGKRVFVANSGQDTITVVDTATNASIGRVDVRNSVCNVGDRNRHFQPRGMAITADSRQLYVTRFLSFTRTNGRQALDSGKEGVVCRVSIDTASTKIADYRAVEATPLGASRTGFKIDSTGDGVPDETLAFPNQMQSIVIRGSRAYLPNIAASPQGPVQFANSTQAFVNIVDGVGTGNLTDFGALNLNVGARDPEPGKTKLFFANAWAIAFTNQSGDGNAYAVSSGSDLLVKLNVDAAGNLSFTGDADTTRYIDLNDPANPETSGLNAGKNPLGLAITRNGKVAYVANFVSGNVSKVDLTTDTVVDVIQTASRPTPGSDAEINLTGAEMFFSSRGNFVGPASVALHDRLSSEGWQNCASCHFDGWSDGVIWSFPSGPRKSVNLAGTFNPRNRQQQKILNYSGIFDEVEDFELNIRNVSGPGAVATPGPCANPNTATSTFDPNHGLMIADTGNKNRPPCVIVPLAKRNVGRREMTVNPAGSSSQIKALTALKEWVQNAVRVPTPPLTDAQVAGGVPAADIAAGRALYAAQRCATCHNGGIWSRALKNFPSPPPTSAIACERDLGAAAPVGSACTTANVTGNPVGVQFLPAFLKDIDSFNLGVAGKGNGIGKNVGAPEKAAPNIVAGVSQPPQDALGIDYNGDGKGAGYVPPALLGAFATPPYYHNGACETLACVVSDVDHRTAKGTIPDVLGDLADRKKLVRFLESIGTQTQPF, from the coding sequence GTGTTCGACGGTCCGACCAGTTCGAGCCCGATCGTGCTGTCGCTCGACGGGCGGCTGACGTGGGTTGTCAATCCGCGCGACGACACCGTCTCGGTGATCCGCAACGACAAGCACCAGGTGCTGAAGACGATCGCCGTCGGCGACGAGCCGCGCGCGATCGCCGTCGACCCGGACAACAAGTTCGCCTACGTGGCGAATGCGGCGGGCAGTTCGCTGTCGATCATCAAGATCGACAACGCCACCTTCGGCGGCTTCAAGGCCGCGGTGACGAAGACCGTCACCACGGGCGCCGAGCCCTGGAACGTGGTGATCTCGCCCGACGGCAAGCGCGTCTTCGTCGCCAACAGCGGCCAGGACACCATCACCGTCGTCGACACCGCGACCAATGCGTCGATCGGGCGGGTCGACGTGCGCAACAGCGTCTGCAACGTCGGCGACCGCAACCGCCACTTCCAGCCGCGCGGCATGGCGATCACCGCCGACAGCCGGCAGCTCTACGTGACGCGCTTCCTGTCGTTCACGCGCACCAACGGCCGGCAGGCGCTCGATTCCGGCAAGGAGGGCGTGGTCTGCCGGGTGTCGATCGACACGGCGAGCACGAAGATCGCCGACTACAGGGCGGTGGAGGCGACCCCGCTCGGGGCGAGCCGGACCGGCTTCAAGATCGACAGCACCGGCGACGGCGTGCCCGACGAGACGCTCGCCTTCCCCAACCAGATGCAGAGCATCGTGATCCGCGGCAGCCGGGCCTACCTGCCGAACATCGCCGCCTCGCCGCAGGGGCCGGTGCAGTTCGCCAACTCGACCCAGGCCTTCGTCAACATCGTCGACGGCGTCGGTACCGGCAACCTGACCGACTTCGGCGCGCTCAACCTCAACGTCGGCGCCCGTGATCCCGAGCCCGGCAAGACCAAGCTGTTCTTCGCCAACGCCTGGGCGATCGCCTTCACCAACCAGAGCGGCGACGGCAACGCCTACGCGGTATCGTCGGGCAGCGACCTCCTGGTCAAGCTGAACGTCGACGCGGCCGGCAACCTGTCGTTCACCGGCGACGCCGACACCACGCGCTACATCGACCTCAACGATCCCGCCAACCCGGAGACGTCGGGCCTCAACGCCGGCAAGAACCCGCTCGGCCTCGCGATCACCCGCAACGGCAAGGTCGCCTACGTCGCCAACTTCGTCTCCGGCAACGTCAGCAAGGTGGACCTGACCACGGACACCGTGGTCGACGTGATCCAGACGGCGAGCCGGCCGACGCCGGGCTCGGACGCCGAGATCAACCTCACCGGCGCGGAGATGTTCTTCTCCTCGCGCGGCAACTTCGTCGGGCCGGCGAGCGTCGCGCTGCACGACCGGCTGTCGTCGGAGGGCTGGCAGAACTGCGCCAGCTGCCACTTCGACGGCTGGAGCGACGGCGTGATCTGGTCGTTCCCGTCCGGCCCGCGCAAGTCGGTCAACCTCGCCGGCACCTTCAATCCGCGCAACCGGCAGCAGCAGAAGATCCTGAATTACTCCGGTATCTTCGACGAGGTCGAGGACTTCGAGCTCAACATCCGCAACGTCTCCGGTCCGGGCGCGGTGGCGACGCCGGGCCCCTGCGCCAACCCGAACACCGCGACCAGCACCTTCGACCCGAACCACGGCCTGATGATCGCCGACACCGGCAACAAGAACCGGCCGCCCTGCGTCATCGTCCCGCTCGCCAAGCGCAACGTCGGCCGGCGCGAGATGACCGTGAACCCGGCCGGCAGTTCCTCGCAGATCAAGGCGCTGACCGCCCTCAAGGAATGGGTGCAGAACGCGGTCCGCGTGCCGACCCCGCCGCTCACGGACGCGCAGGTTGCCGGCGGCGTGCCCGCCGCCGACATCGCCGCGGGCCGGGCCCTCTACGCGGCCCAGCGCTGCGCCACCTGCCACAACGGCGGGATCTGGTCGCGGGCGCTGAAGAACTTCCCGTCGCCGCCGCCGACCTCCGCCATCGCCTGCGAGCGCGATCTCGGGGCGGCCGCGCCGGTCGGTTCGGCCTGTACCACGGCCAACGTGACGGGCAATCCGGTGGGCGTGCAGTTCCTGCCGGCGTTCCTGAAGGACATCGACTCCTTCAACCTCGGCGTCGCCGGCAAGGGCAACGGCATCGGCAAGAACGTCGGCGCCCCGGAAAAGGCCGCGCCGAACATCGTGGCCGGCGTGTCGCAGCCCCCGCAGGACGCGCTCGGCATCGACTACAACGGTGACGGCAAGGGTGCCGGCTACGTGCCGCCGGCGCTGCTCGGCGCCTTCGCGACGCCGCCCTACTACCACAACGGCGCCTGCGAGACGCTGGCCTGCGTCGTGTCCGACGTCGACCACCGCACCGCCAAGGGCACCATCCCCGACGTGCTGGGCGACCTCGCCGATCGCAAGAAGCTGGTCCGCTTCCTGGAATCGATCGGGACGCAGACCCAGCCGTTCTGA
- a CDS encoding SDR family NAD(P)-dependent oxidoreductase, whose translation MTGLFDLSGRKALVTGASRGIGRAIALALAGAGADVAVSARRAEDLSETVAAITALGRRTTAVAMDVRDVAACRAGVDAAAAALGGLDILVNNAGTEDVRPSLDVDEELWERIVDTNLKGAFFCAQAAARIMAGAGGGAIVNLCSLTSYVGIPTAVPYGSSKSGLLGMTRGLATEWAAAGIRVNAIAPGYFRTAMTDRFYEDEAWSAGMLAKIPQRRFGDLDDLAGVAVFLASRASAYVTGECIAVDGGYLAAI comes from the coding sequence ATGACCGGGCTGTTCGACCTTTCCGGCCGCAAGGCGCTCGTCACCGGCGCCAGCCGGGGCATCGGCCGCGCGATCGCGCTGGCGCTGGCCGGGGCCGGCGCCGACGTCGCCGTCTCGGCGCGCCGGGCGGAGGACCTTTCCGAGACCGTGGCGGCGATCACTGCGCTCGGCCGGCGGACCACCGCGGTGGCGATGGACGTGCGCGACGTCGCCGCCTGCCGCGCCGGGGTGGACGCGGCGGCGGCGGCGCTCGGCGGGCTCGACATCCTCGTCAACAACGCCGGCACCGAGGACGTCCGGCCATCGCTCGACGTCGACGAGGAGCTCTGGGAGCGGATCGTCGACACCAACCTCAAGGGCGCGTTCTTCTGCGCCCAGGCGGCGGCGCGGATCATGGCCGGCGCCGGCGGCGGGGCGATCGTGAACCTCTGCTCGCTGACGTCCTACGTCGGCATCCCCACCGCGGTGCCCTACGGTTCGTCGAAGTCGGGCCTCCTCGGCATGACGCGCGGCCTCGCCACCGAATGGGCCGCGGCGGGCATCCGCGTCAACGCGATCGCGCCCGGCTACTTCCGGACCGCCATGACCGACCGCTTCTACGAGGACGAGGCCTGGAGCGCGGGCATGCTCGCCAAGATCCCGCAGCGCCGCTTCGGCGACCTCGACGACCTCGCCGGGGTCGCGGTGTTCCTGGCGAGCCGCGCCTCCGCCTACGTCACCGGGGAGTGCATCGCCGTCGACGGCGGCTATCTCGCCGCGATCTGA